The following are from one region of the Haloactinomyces albus genome:
- a CDS encoding helix-turn-helix domain-containing protein produces the protein MLRQLRVSADRTRKDAAEWLEIGEPTLSKIELGRQAIKGPHVRLLCQLYDVDAGTLDNLLRLAKEAGQRGWWTAYRDTVPDWFRYFVGLEGDAADLWNYESEFVPGLLQTSAYVEAIGRGARPDISDADVARSVELRRERQSRIDGETPPRLHFYLNEAVLRRRVGSADVMREQLEHLYASSELEHITLRVVPFSAGAHPAMSGSFVLMRFPDEDSPAFAYLENERGAIYQEDPGDIARYSLMVEQLGGMALDAEESRAMLKRLSEQ, from the coding sequence ATGTTGCGACAGTTGCGAGTCAGCGCAGATCGCACCCGCAAGGATGCCGCTGAATGGCTTGAGATCGGCGAGCCGACCCTGAGCAAGATCGAGCTCGGACGCCAGGCGATCAAGGGTCCGCACGTACGACTGCTATGCCAGCTCTACGATGTTGACGCGGGTACGCTCGATAACCTGCTGCGCTTGGCGAAGGAGGCTGGACAGCGCGGCTGGTGGACCGCCTACCGTGACACCGTGCCTGACTGGTTTCGCTACTTCGTCGGGCTCGAGGGCGACGCCGCAGACTTGTGGAACTATGAGTCCGAGTTTGTGCCCGGCCTGCTGCAGACGTCGGCGTATGTGGAAGCGATCGGACGGGGAGCGCGCCCGGATATCAGCGATGCCGACGTGGCGCGATCGGTCGAACTGCGTCGCGAGCGGCAATCGAGGATCGACGGCGAGACACCGCCGCGCCTGCACTTCTATCTCAACGAGGCGGTACTGCGGCGCAGGGTCGGCAGCGCCGACGTGATGCGCGAGCAGCTCGAGCACCTGTACGCCTCATCCGAGCTCGAACACATCACGTTGCGCGTGGTGCCGTTTTCGGCGGGCGCACATCCGGCGATGTCCGGTTCGTTCGTGCTGATGCGGTTTCCCGATGAGGACTCGCCTGCGTTTGCCTACCTCGAGAACGAGCGGGGTGCGATCTACCAGGAAGACCCGGGCGATATAGCGCGGTATAGCCTCATGGTCGAGCAGCTTGGCGGCATGGCGCTCGACGCGGAGGAGTCCCGCGCCATGCTCAAGCGCTTGTCCGAGCAGTGA
- a CDS encoding DUF397 domain-containing protein: protein MPAPNLTGAAWRKSTRSNANNGNCVEVGFADNARGVRDTKDRSYGTLAFGAEQWSAFVATVKSGRLDPS from the coding sequence ATGCCCGCCCCGAACCTCACGGGCGCTGCCTGGCGCAAGTCCACTCGCAGCAATGCGAATAACGGCAACTGCGTCGAGGTCGGTTTCGCCGACAACGCACGCGGCGTGCGCGATACGAAAGATCGCTCGTACGGAACGCTGGCGTTCGGTGCCGAGCAGTGGTCGGCATTCGTCGCCACCGTCAAGAGCGGGCGGCTCGACCCGAGCTGA
- a CDS encoding DUF3618 domain-containing protein: protein MARDPDDIQRDIEKARDALAATLDELETKASPARVVESGKASIQEKLNDPKVRYALIGVGAVVAVVVVRKLFR from the coding sequence GTGGCCCGTGACCCCGACGACATCCAGCGCGACATCGAGAAAGCCCGCGATGCGCTGGCCGCGACACTCGACGAATTGGAGACCAAGGCGAGCCCGGCACGCGTCGTCGAGTCCGGCAAGGCCAGTATCCAGGAAAAACTGAACGACCCGAAGGTGCGCTACGCGCTGATCGGCGTCGGCGCTGTGGTCGCGGTCGTCGTGGTGCGCAAACTGTTCCGCTGA
- a CDS encoding TetR/AcrR family transcriptional regulator produces MSPAPGRSSRQPTPGRGRPRDASRDAALRSAALEVMAEVGYRALTMDAVAAHARAGKATIYRRWESKLELVIDTCTQLVQRNIPEPDHGSIDGDLREFLSAFAGFLGGPIGKAAQALVGELPHEPELAEAFRESFLLPQRDVLRRIIDRGLERGEIRADAPIDTVVELAGAALIHRLMLTGDPLDQRFVDRLLDEALLPLLR; encoded by the coding sequence CTGAGCCCCGCTCCGGGCCGCAGCAGCAGACAGCCCACCCCGGGAAGAGGGCGCCCCCGCGATGCCAGCAGGGATGCCGCACTGCGCAGCGCGGCTCTGGAAGTGATGGCCGAGGTCGGCTACCGCGCGCTGACCATGGACGCGGTCGCCGCCCATGCCAGGGCGGGCAAGGCAACCATCTACCGCCGCTGGGAATCCAAACTGGAGCTGGTCATCGACACGTGCACCCAGCTCGTCCAGCGCAACATCCCCGAACCCGACCACGGCTCGATCGACGGCGACCTCCGGGAATTTCTGAGTGCGTTCGCAGGCTTCCTCGGCGGCCCGATCGGCAAGGCCGCACAGGCACTGGTCGGCGAGCTGCCGCACGAGCCGGAGCTGGCCGAGGCGTTCCGCGAGTCCTTCCTGCTTCCCCAGCGGGATGTGCTGCGCCGCATCATCGATCGCGGTCTCGAACGTGGTGAAATCCGCGCCGACGCACCGATCGACACCGTCGTCGAGCTGGCCGGCGCCGCGCTGATCCACCGCCTGATGCTCACCGGCGATCCGTTGGACCAGCGCTTCGTCGACCGGCTGCTCGACGAGGCGCTGCTCCCGCTTCTACGCTGA
- a CDS encoding nucleotidyltransferase family protein produces the protein MREAVAGVVPAAGAGRRLGRPKALVDYGGTLLVERAAGVLTESGCEPTLVVLGAAAEEVTRRAHLPRATLLTNPHWASGMASSLHTALDTLAGSDRYDDVTALLVLPVDMPGITVQAARRVAAHASSSALAAASYAGVRGHPVLLGREHWAGIRASATGDAGAREYLRHHEVTFVACDDIAEGFDLDHPEDLRRHNT, from the coding sequence ATGCGTGAGGCGGTGGCCGGTGTGGTGCCCGCAGCCGGTGCGGGGCGTCGCCTCGGCCGACCCAAGGCACTGGTGGATTACGGCGGCACCCTGCTCGTCGAACGCGCGGCAGGTGTGCTCACCGAGAGCGGGTGCGAGCCCACGCTGGTCGTCCTCGGCGCGGCGGCCGAGGAGGTGACCCGGCGGGCGCACCTGCCGAGGGCCACGCTGCTGACCAACCCGCACTGGGCAAGCGGCATGGCATCATCCCTGCACACAGCCCTCGACACACTGGCGGGCAGCGACCGCTACGACGATGTGACCGCGTTACTGGTGCTGCCCGTCGACATGCCCGGTATCACGGTGCAGGCCGCGCGCAGGGTCGCGGCCCATGCGAGCTCCTCCGCGCTCGCGGCAGCGAGCTATGCGGGCGTGCGCGGCCATCCCGTCCTGCTGGGCCGGGAGCACTGGGCCGGAATACGCGCCTCCGCCACCGGGGACGCCGGTGCGCGCGAGTATCTCCGCCACCACGAGGTGACGTTCGTGGCCTGCGACGACATCGCCGAGGGCTTCGATCTCGACCACCCCGAAGACTTACGGCGGCACAACACGTAA
- a CDS encoding XdhC family protein, which produces MRDIAENLLAWAEAGEHFAIASVVAVQGSAPRGPGAALAVRSDGAVVGSLSGGCIEGSVHALALETLRTGRPVRSDFDYDPDDPFAVGLTCGGRIGVYVQPVDPHRDTALRAVLRAGVAGEHVAVARVLDTGATLAVWPQDRDGSTADRELDDRITVQARAMLEQDLSGLRQVCLPPGGSGPEQDGAERTVFIESWSTPPRMLIFGAIDHAAALARQGKFLGYRVTVCDARAVFATPERMPDADEVIVRWPHEYLAETDIDARAVICVLTHDAKFDVPVLRVALRSSAAYIGALGSRRTHADRLGRLREAGLDEGELSRLRAPIGLDLGARTPEETAVSIAAEIIAARAGASTRPLAHTTGPIHAHA; this is translated from the coding sequence ATGCGGGATATCGCCGAGAACCTGCTCGCATGGGCCGAGGCGGGAGAGCACTTCGCGATCGCCTCGGTGGTGGCGGTGCAGGGAAGTGCACCCCGTGGTCCCGGGGCGGCCCTGGCGGTGCGCTCCGACGGTGCCGTGGTGGGCAGTCTGTCCGGCGGATGCATCGAGGGATCGGTGCATGCCCTGGCGCTGGAGACGCTGCGCACCGGCCGCCCGGTGCGGTCGGACTTCGACTACGACCCCGATGATCCGTTCGCCGTGGGGTTGACCTGCGGTGGCCGGATCGGCGTGTACGTGCAGCCCGTCGACCCCCACCGCGACACGGCCCTGCGGGCAGTGCTGCGGGCGGGAGTCGCCGGGGAGCACGTCGCGGTGGCCCGTGTCCTGGACACCGGTGCCACCCTGGCCGTGTGGCCGCAGGATCGGGACGGCAGCACGGCCGATCGGGAGCTCGACGACCGGATCACCGTGCAAGCCCGGGCCATGCTCGAGCAGGACCTCTCCGGCCTGCGCCAGGTGTGCCTGCCCCCCGGCGGTTCCGGTCCCGAGCAGGACGGCGCGGAGCGCACGGTGTTCATCGAGTCCTGGAGCACCCCGCCCCGGATGCTGATCTTCGGCGCGATCGACCATGCCGCCGCGCTCGCCCGCCAGGGCAAGTTCCTCGGGTATCGCGTGACGGTGTGCGATGCTCGAGCCGTGTTCGCCACCCCGGAACGCATGCCGGACGCCGACGAGGTGATCGTGCGATGGCCGCATGAGTACCTCGCCGAGACCGACATCGACGCGCGCGCGGTGATCTGCGTGCTGACCCACGACGCCAAGTTCGATGTGCCCGTCCTGCGGGTGGCGCTGCGCAGCAGTGCCGCCTACATCGGGGCGCTCGGCTCCCGCCGCACCCATGCCGACCGGCTCGGCCGCCTGCGCGAGGCGGGGTTGGACGAGGGTGAACTGAGCCGCCTGCGCGCTCCCATCGGTCTCGACCTGGGAGCGCGCACCCCGGAGGAAACGGCGGTGTCCATCGCGGCGGAGATCATCGCCGCCCGCGCCGGTGCGAGCACTCGGCCGCTGGCACACACCACCGGACCGATCCACGCCCATGCGTGA
- a CDS encoding NCS2 family permease, whose protein sequence is MTQQLRPETIGSDSEPAGSRRSALDRYFRITTRGSTIPRELRGGLTTFVAMSYIVLLNPLILGSSSDATGATLSTTALTTSTALCAGVLTILMGLVGNAPLSMAAGLGAIPIVAFTIAPEMTWAQAFGLVVLEGICIILMAVSGVRERIINAIPLPLKTALTVGIGLYIALVGLVSAGFVTRVPDAAGTTVPVQMGASGSLGGWPIALFCLTLLLMVVLVARKVPGAILISIAAGTVLSIIVNAVFDIPESAWGRIAPELPSSLVSVPDFSLLGNIDLFGGFVSAGAVAATVFLFTLVLSGFFDAMGTITSVGNEAGLMDSRGKVQGMGRILLVDGVGAASGGLAGSAPNTVFLESAAGVGEGARTGLASVVSGVLFAATMLFTPLAAVVPAQAAAPALVVVGGMMMAQCANIPWSNSDYVIPVFLTVAVIPFTYSITNGVGAGLIAYCAIKICTGRAREIGWIMSVLSVIFALYFGVEGIKELLGAG, encoded by the coding sequence ATGACCCAGCAGTTGAGACCGGAGACCATCGGGTCCGATTCGGAACCCGCGGGATCACGGCGCTCGGCACTCGACCGATATTTCCGCATCACCACTCGTGGTTCCACGATTCCCCGCGAATTGCGGGGCGGTCTCACGACCTTCGTCGCGATGTCCTACATCGTGCTGCTCAACCCGCTCATTCTCGGCTCCTCGTCCGACGCGACCGGAGCCACCCTGAGCACCACGGCCCTGACCACGTCCACGGCGCTGTGCGCCGGTGTCCTGACGATCCTGATGGGCCTGGTCGGCAACGCCCCGCTGTCGATGGCCGCCGGACTCGGCGCGATCCCCATCGTGGCTTTCACCATCGCGCCGGAGATGACCTGGGCTCAGGCGTTCGGGTTGGTGGTACTCGAAGGTATCTGCATCATCCTGATGGCCGTCAGCGGCGTGCGGGAACGGATCATCAACGCGATCCCATTACCGCTCAAAACCGCACTGACCGTCGGCATCGGCCTCTACATCGCCCTGGTCGGCCTGGTCAGCGCCGGATTCGTCACCCGCGTTCCGGATGCGGCGGGCACCACCGTTCCGGTCCAGATGGGCGCTTCGGGCAGCCTGGGCGGTTGGCCGATCGCACTGTTCTGCCTGACGCTGCTGTTGATGGTGGTACTCGTGGCGCGCAAGGTTCCGGGCGCCATCCTCATCAGCATCGCGGCCGGAACGGTGCTGTCGATCATCGTCAACGCGGTGTTCGACATCCCCGAAAGCGCCTGGGGACGGATCGCGCCGGAGCTGCCCTCGAGTCTGGTCTCGGTACCGGACTTCAGTCTGCTCGGCAACATCGACCTCTTCGGCGGGTTCGTCTCCGCCGGTGCCGTGGCGGCAACGGTCTTCCTGTTCACTCTCGTCCTGTCCGGCTTCTTCGATGCGATGGGCACCATCACCAGTGTCGGCAACGAGGCCGGACTGATGGACTCCCGGGGTAAAGTCCAGGGCATGGGCCGGATCCTGCTGGTCGACGGTGTCGGTGCCGCCTCGGGAGGACTCGCCGGATCCGCACCGAACACGGTGTTCCTGGAATCGGCCGCCGGTGTCGGCGAGGGGGCCCGTACCGGCCTCGCCAGCGTCGTCAGCGGCGTACTGTTCGCCGCGACGATGCTGTTCACCCCGCTCGCGGCGGTCGTTCCGGCGCAGGCCGCTGCTCCCGCCCTCGTGGTCGTCGGCGGCATGATGATGGCGCAGTGCGCCAACATCCCGTGGAGCAACAGCGACTACGTCATCCCGGTGTTTCTCACCGTGGCGGTCATCCCGTTCACCTACTCGATCACCAACGGTGTCGGCGCCGGCCTGATCGCCTACTGCGCCATCAAGATCTGCACGGGCCGAGCCCGCGAGATCGGCTGGATCATGAGCGTTCTGTCCGTCATCTTCGCCCTCTACTTCGGGGTGGAGGGAATCAAGGAGCTACTCGGAGCCGGCTGA
- a CDS encoding nucleoside deaminase, with protein MSVDTHVATGQHENQWMGEVIRLATDSVATGGGPFGALVASGGEVVATGTNLVTSNFDPTAHAEVTAIRNACRTLGTFKLDGCVLVSSCEPCPMCMASALWARLDSIIYAADREDAAVAGFDDRAFYELFSDPDSVWPTSVRRVHADDRTAPFDAWQVKADRIEY; from the coding sequence ATGTCCGTGGACACCCACGTGGCAACCGGCCAGCACGAGAATCAGTGGATGGGTGAGGTGATCCGGCTGGCCACCGACAGCGTCGCCACCGGCGGCGGGCCGTTCGGGGCGCTGGTCGCCTCCGGCGGCGAGGTCGTCGCCACCGGCACGAACCTCGTCACCTCCAACTTCGATCCGACCGCACACGCCGAGGTGACCGCGATCCGCAACGCGTGCCGCACGCTCGGCACTTTCAAGCTCGACGGCTGTGTTCTGGTGTCGTCGTGCGAACCCTGCCCGATGTGCATGGCTTCCGCGCTGTGGGCACGGCTGGACAGCATTATTTACGCCGCCGACCGGGAGGACGCCGCCGTCGCCGGATTCGACGATCGCGCTTTCTACGAACTGTTCAGCGACCCCGACTCGGTGTGGCCGACGTCCGTGCGCCGCGTGCACGCCGACGACCGCACCGCTCCTTTCGACGCCTGGCAGGTCAAGGCCGACCGCATCGAGTACTGA
- the pucD gene encoding xanthine dehydrogenase subunit D, with protein sequence MSDHAPARSPQDLDDAIAGGIGESPMRPDGALKVRGEYAYASDLWAEDMLWGATLRSPHPYARINSIDIGPALATPGVYAVLTHSDVPGENLYGLKVVDQPVLAVDVVRYRGEAVALVAADHPETARRAMERIEVDYEVLEPITDPELAAHDTTLPKLHADGNVVRHQPIIKGDPDAEAEVVVSDVYTLGMQDQAFLGPEAGLAIPAPDGGVDLYLATQDLHSDRKQTARALGLPAEKVRMTISGVGGAFGGREDLSIQVHCSMLALHTGKPVKMVYNREESFYGHVHRHPAKMYYEHGATRDGELVYVRATLYFDGGAYASKTPVVVGNGTTLGIGPYSVPNVRIEGWGLYTNNPPCGAMRGLGAVQPALAYEAQMDKLAEALGMDPVDLRIRNALSQGGTTPTGQVLDYPAPVAELLERVRQLPLPPERDAGPADIRELPGGASNTTHGEGVVRGIGYGVCIKNICYAEGADDYSTARVRLQVIGGEPLAMVHTAAAEVGQGLVTVQQQIARTELGVERVNIHPNDTDVGQAGSSSASRQTYVTGGAVSNACAAVRSILFERVATRFGEDAEDLSLSGGKVVSAATGVLADLADVLGDDVIEETREYHHRETYPLDEEFGTSERAQVQHAFSAHRAVVDVDTELGLVKVVQLDCSQDVGKAMNPEAVIGQIQGGSAQGLGLAVMEEIRVEGGAIRNASFTDYLIPTILDMPPMNIDVIERADPNSPYGVRGVGEPPTISTTPAISAAIRAATGKALTHTPVAPEHIIEGTSR encoded by the coding sequence ATGAGCGACCATGCCCCCGCACGCAGTCCCCAGGACCTCGACGACGCCATCGCGGGCGGAATCGGCGAGTCCCCGATGCGGCCGGACGGCGCGCTGAAGGTACGCGGCGAGTACGCCTACGCCTCCGACCTGTGGGCCGAGGACATGCTCTGGGGTGCGACACTGCGCAGTCCGCACCCGTACGCCCGGATCAATTCGATCGACATCGGCCCCGCCCTGGCCACGCCCGGGGTGTACGCGGTACTGACCCATTCCGACGTGCCGGGCGAGAACCTCTACGGCCTGAAGGTCGTCGATCAGCCGGTGCTCGCCGTCGACGTGGTGCGGTACCGGGGTGAGGCGGTGGCACTCGTGGCCGCCGACCATCCGGAGACCGCACGGCGTGCGATGGAACGCATCGAGGTCGACTACGAGGTGCTGGAGCCGATCACCGACCCCGAACTCGCCGCGCACGACACGACGTTGCCGAAGTTGCATGCCGACGGCAACGTCGTCCGTCACCAGCCGATCATCAAGGGCGATCCCGACGCCGAGGCCGAGGTCGTCGTCTCCGACGTCTACACGCTCGGCATGCAGGACCAGGCGTTTCTCGGTCCCGAAGCCGGGCTGGCCATCCCGGCTCCCGACGGCGGCGTGGATCTCTACCTGGCCACCCAGGACCTGCACTCCGACCGGAAGCAGACCGCGCGGGCGCTGGGACTGCCCGCCGAGAAGGTCCGGATGACCATCTCCGGGGTCGGCGGCGCGTTCGGTGGCCGCGAGGACCTGTCCATCCAGGTCCACTGCAGCATGCTCGCCCTGCACACCGGCAAGCCGGTCAAGATGGTCTACAACCGGGAGGAGTCCTTCTACGGCCACGTGCACCGGCACCCGGCCAAGATGTACTACGAGCACGGCGCCACCCGCGACGGAGAGCTCGTCTACGTCCGGGCGACGCTGTACTTCGACGGTGGCGCGTACGCGTCGAAGACACCGGTCGTGGTCGGCAACGGCACCACGCTCGGCATCGGCCCCTACTCCGTGCCCAACGTCCGGATCGAGGGCTGGGGGCTCTACACCAACAACCCGCCGTGCGGTGCGATGCGCGGCCTGGGAGCGGTGCAGCCCGCGCTGGCCTACGAGGCACAGATGGACAAGCTCGCCGAGGCACTGGGCATGGACCCGGTCGACCTGCGCATCCGCAATGCCCTCAGCCAGGGCGGCACCACCCCCACCGGCCAGGTGCTGGACTATCCCGCTCCGGTGGCCGAACTCCTCGAGCGGGTCCGGCAACTGCCACTACCGCCCGAGCGCGACGCCGGCCCGGCCGACATCCGCGAGCTGCCCGGCGGAGCCTCCAACACCACCCACGGTGAGGGCGTCGTCCGGGGCATCGGCTACGGCGTGTGCATCAAGAACATCTGCTACGCCGAAGGTGCCGACGACTACTCCACCGCACGGGTGCGACTGCAGGTCATCGGCGGTGAACCGCTGGCGATGGTGCACACCGCGGCCGCGGAGGTCGGTCAGGGCCTGGTCACCGTGCAACAGCAGATCGCCCGCACCGAGCTCGGTGTGGAACGGGTCAACATCCACCCCAACGACACCGACGTCGGCCAGGCCGGGTCGAGCTCGGCCTCGCGGCAGACCTACGTGACCGGCGGCGCCGTCAGCAATGCCTGCGCGGCCGTCCGCAGCATCCTCTTCGAGCGCGTGGCGACACGTTTCGGCGAGGACGCCGAGGACCTGTCGCTGTCCGGCGGCAAGGTCGTCTCCGCTGCCACCGGTGTGCTCGCCGATCTCGCCGACGTCCTCGGTGACGACGTGATCGAGGAGACCCGGGAATACCATCACCGGGAGACGTATCCGCTGGACGAGGAATTCGGCACCAGCGAGCGGGCACAGGTCCAGCACGCTTTCTCCGCGCACCGTGCGGTGGTCGATGTGGATACCGAGCTCGGCCTGGTCAAGGTGGTTCAGCTCGACTGTTCCCAGGACGTCGGCAAGGCGATGAACCCGGAAGCCGTCATCGGTCAGATCCAGGGCGGTTCCGCACAGGGACTGGGGCTCGCGGTGATGGAGGAGATCCGGGTCGAGGGCGGCGCCATCCGCAACGCGTCGTTCACCGATTACCTCATTCCCACGATCCTGGACATGCCACCGATGAACATCGACGTCATCGAACGTGCCGACCCCAACTCCCCCTACGGGGTGCGCGGTGTCGGGGAACCACCGACGATCTCCACGACACCGGCGATCAGTGCCGCGATTCGCGCGGCCACCGGAAAGGCACTGACCCACACTCCGGTCGCGCCGGAGCACATCATCGAAGGCACCTCCCGGTAG
- a CDS encoding 8-oxoguanine deaminase, which yields MNGNSRIVIEGAAVVTVDAAERLGAHLGTEHSEGYLVIEDDRILDVGPGTAPPQDAPARRIDGSGCLLTPGLVNTHHHLYQWATRGYAADATLFDWLTALYPVWAGLDEEITHAAASAGLGWTALSGCTTVADHHYVFPRDGGDVLGAVVSAAERVGVRLHAVRGSMDRGRSHGGLPPDSIVEDVDSALSGTEDAIGRFHDPAPGSRVRIAVGPCSPFTVSAELMRSSAELARSHGVRMHTHLAETLDEHEQCLAEFGCTPAEYAERLGWLGTDVWLAHSVHLSDAAVRRFGDTGTGVAHCPSSNGRLGAGVAPVRPLLDAGSPVGLGVDGVASNEAGRLGDELRQALLTARAHYGPQSLSVRDALWLGTRGGARCLGREDELGSLQPGKLADIAMWRLDGLGHAGIQDPVAALVLGPLPRLERLLCGGEPVVDNGHLVTTSETDLTHELRRAGAQLARHHNTDQEVA from the coding sequence ATGAACGGGAACTCACGGATCGTGATCGAGGGGGCGGCGGTCGTCACCGTCGACGCCGCGGAACGACTCGGGGCGCATCTCGGCACCGAGCATTCCGAGGGTTACCTGGTCATCGAGGACGACCGCATCCTGGACGTCGGTCCCGGCACGGCACCGCCCCAGGACGCGCCTGCGCGCCGTATCGACGGCAGCGGCTGCCTGCTCACCCCCGGCCTGGTCAACACGCACCACCACCTCTACCAGTGGGCCACGCGCGGATACGCGGCCGACGCGACGCTGTTCGACTGGCTCACCGCGCTCTACCCCGTGTGGGCGGGGCTCGACGAGGAGATCACCCACGCGGCCGCCTCGGCCGGGCTCGGCTGGACGGCGCTGTCCGGATGCACCACTGTTGCCGACCACCACTACGTCTTCCCGCGGGACGGTGGCGACGTGCTCGGCGCGGTCGTGTCCGCAGCCGAGCGCGTCGGGGTCCGGCTGCACGCGGTCCGGGGATCGATGGACCGGGGACGGTCCCACGGTGGTCTGCCACCGGACTCGATCGTCGAGGATGTCGACTCGGCGCTGAGCGGTACCGAGGACGCGATCGGGCGCTTTCACGATCCGGCACCCGGTTCGCGGGTGCGCATCGCCGTGGGCCCGTGCTCGCCGTTCACGGTCAGCGCCGAACTGATGCGTTCCTCGGCCGAACTCGCCCGGTCCCACGGTGTCCGGATGCACACGCACCTGGCCGAGACGCTGGACGAGCACGAGCAGTGTCTCGCCGAGTTCGGCTGCACCCCCGCCGAGTACGCCGAGCGGCTGGGATGGCTGGGAACGGACGTCTGGCTCGCGCACAGCGTGCACCTGTCCGATGCGGCCGTGCGGCGGTTCGGCGACACCGGCACGGGCGTCGCGCACTGCCCGAGTTCGAACGGCCGCCTCGGCGCCGGTGTCGCTCCGGTGCGCCCCCTGCTGGATGCCGGTTCCCCCGTCGGGCTGGGGGTCGACGGGGTGGCCTCGAACGAGGCCGGACGCCTCGGTGACGAGCTTCGCCAGGCCCTGCTGACCGCCCGTGCGCACTACGGGCCGCAGTCGCTGAGCGTCCGCGATGCGCTGTGGCTGGGCACGCGCGGAGGCGCGCGCTGCCTCGGCCGCGAGGACGAGCTCGGCTCGCTGCAACCGGGCAAGCTCGCCGATATCGCGATGTGGCGACTCGACGGACTCGGGCACGCGGGCATCCAGGACCCGGTCGCCGCACTGGTGCTCGGACCGCTGCCCAGGCTCGAACGTCTGCTGTGCGGCGGCGAGCCGGTGGTCGACAACGGGCACCTGGTGACCACCTCGGAGACCGATCTCACCCACGAACTTCGCCGGGCCGGTGCGCAGTTGGCCCGGCACCACAACACCGACCAGGAGGTGGCGTGA
- a CDS encoding (2Fe-2S)-binding protein — protein MRLTFTVNGRQREADDVWEGESLLYVLRERLGLPGSKNACEQGECGSCTVYLDGVPACACLVAAGQVSGREVGTVEGLANGDKLDAVQEAFVDAGAVQCGFCTPGLLVAADDLINRNSEPSDAEIRESLAGNLCRCTGYEKIMDAVRLAADRRSSSDNTRPDKADA, from the coding sequence ATGCGCCTGACATTCACCGTCAACGGCAGGCAACGCGAGGCCGACGACGTTTGGGAAGGCGAGAGCCTGCTCTACGTCCTGCGGGAGCGCCTCGGCCTGCCGGGCTCCAAGAACGCCTGCGAGCAGGGTGAGTGCGGCTCGTGCACCGTCTATCTGGACGGCGTCCCGGCCTGCGCCTGTCTCGTGGCGGCCGGACAGGTCTCCGGGCGCGAGGTCGGCACCGTGGAGGGACTCGCCAACGGCGACAAGCTCGATGCCGTGCAGGAAGCGTTCGTGGACGCAGGCGCCGTGCAGTGCGGATTCTGTACCCCGGGTCTGCTGGTGGCCGCCGACGACCTCATCAACCGCAACTCCGAGCCGTCCGACGCCGAAATCCGCGAGTCGCTGGCGGGCAACCTGTGCCGCTGCACCGGCTACGAGAAGATCATGGACGCGGTGCGACTGGCCGCCGACCGCCGTTCCTCCTCCGACAACACGCGACCGGACAAGGCCGACGCATGA